The Cryptococcus gattii WM276 chromosome F, complete sequence genome segment TGTGCTGCCGCTCGTCGCTGTTATGGAATGCTGGGGTATGATGTGTAACGTATGATCAACGCTTAATGAGATCCTGAGGTTCAACTATTCGAATCAGCATTCAGCGTTGCAAGTCGAAATTACAAGATTGATCTGACGAGCCGGTGACATGTTATCGCGAGTTCCGGcaccacctccactttcATGTTCGTTGCGGTTTTTTCCTTAATATCAGCTACTATGTTCTGATTGACAATCTGTTTTCGAGATCCGTTCGACACATAGAAACAATAAACCCATTTTCGCTCCACAGTAATGATATCACTCAAAGACTATACTGTCACGCACAATGCCATGTCGTTAGCCGATCTCCCATGCGAAGTCATTAGTATGATCGCCAGAACCATCTACGATCCTCTTACGATAACTCAAAAAGACCGTCTCAGTAAGTCGCACACTTTACGTACCAAACTCACCTTTCACGTTAGCCTGGGGTATATTCTCTACTGTAGATATGGATCAGGATCGACAGAACAGTCTTGATACCTTAATAGCGCTTGGTATGACTTGCCGAAAGATCCGTCGAGAGGTCAAGGGTATTTTATTTACTTGCGTACGGGTCCATGATCAGGATAAGGGTCTCGAATTGATCGAACACAGAGAGACTTGGGGTATATATGTCAGGTAAGTCCAACTATAGCACAATTTTATGCCAACTAGATCCAGGAGCATTATTATCGACCTTTCAATGTTCGACAATACTTCTGACCAATTCATCAAACAAAACAATATGATCGGAACTCTTCGGCCTAGATCATGCTGGTCTGAATCGACGTTCCTAGAAACTCTTATCAATTCTCTCCCACAACTCGAGCATTTATGCTTCTTTGCAGATGTATCCGACGATCCCACGCTTGTCCTGCTCTTCTCCAAACTGATTCCAATCCCATCATCTCACATCTCTCCACGGGCGCCAACCTCCCTCGACTCACTTTCGTCCTCCCTCCTCCAGCATGCTCCCCCAAGACACATCCACAAACCATTCTCCCTACGTCTCAGATCATTCAGCTGGAGACTTCGAGCACCCCCACCTAGTACATTCCGTAAATTCGCTCGTTCGTCTACATTCGTATCTATCCACCACCTCGTACGACATACACCCAACCTTGACTTTCTCGTCCTTGACGCAGATATGGACTATACAGCCAGTCCAGATATATTAGCTGTCCTTGAACAGCTGGCGGAACGGGATAAATGGGAGGTGAGCAGGCCGCCAAAATTGAGTTTGATGCTTTGCGGGCCGATCCTTGGTTGGGGAGACATATTCTTGAAAGATTTGGTGAAGGCTTATAGCAACATCAAAGAATTGTTCATCGATAGGCCCTTGACTTCTCCATTGGTACTGGATCAAGTGGGGGCTCTCGATTTTCTAGTACGTCGTCGCTTATCAATGTACAGTACCTTGGTTTCGCTGTGCTTATGCGATCAATTTCTTCGATAGGTTGGAGACCTCTTACCCCTCTCTCGCCTCCCTCACCTTCAAATTCTCCAGATTGGAAGCTATCAAATTCCCTCCGACAGTAATACACAACGTATCTTTCATGTCACCTGTCTTCTGTCCAGGTACATACCCAGCTTACGCATCTTTGGGGTGTTGGATCCATCTGGGGAGACTGTATGGGGAGGAATATGGCCAGAAACCCTGCGGACATTAGTAGGGACTAGGGCCGCAGAGGCGAGCATGGACGAAGCAGGGGGAGGAAAGTCGAATAGATGTTGGGGGGTGGATGAGGAGACCGGAAAATGGTTTTTTGGACTTGAGGATAGGGATTTAGAAGCCCTTGTGAGAGACGGGTAGAAGGGAAAACCGTGACTGACGTCTTGTTTGCGCGAGGATGTGATTCTCACAGTTTCCAGGAGTTATCGAGTGCGCTTGCTTTCGTCCGGACCCGGCATGGACGATGGTCAACGAACGAATCATTCATTGTTCTAATCAGCAAAGCCCATCGCTAATTCCCAATCGCTCAAAGCCATCAATCGATCTTGCAACGAGTTATAGTCAAGCTTTCTTTGCTTTCAATTACCAACTATGTTGCCTCATTGTGCGATGGATGCATAAGACATAAACACCGATTACAATTATTTCATCTCCCAACTATTGCCAACTATTCGATCAATCAGTTGACCAATCGTTATTTTACTCATGACACAACTTATGTATGTCAGCTTTGATCCCTCAATTCGGGCCACCTAAAGATACAGACCCCGTCGCTGCCGCCACGCTCAGCTCTTGGAACAAGTCCGGCGGCCTAAGACAGTGGTACATCAATGGGAACCCTTCCTCGTAGAGCTTTTCTGATTTTGCTGGATATCGACAGCTGCAAGGGTGGACTAAGAATCCATGAGCCAAAGTGCGGTAAAAAAAGAAATCGAGAGGGTGGAAAGGGATGATGGGAAGGGTGAGGCGCTGAATGTTATTGACAAGTTTTATGTGAGGGGTTGATATTGTTGTTCCCTCATAATACAAAGATATATTGCCCTCTTCCCCCACGTGTTCCCAAAGGTTAATTCTATTATAAAACGAGCACTCATCCTCGCTCAACTTTATTCCAGAGGATAAGCTTGTCCCCTACGCCGCCCACCTCAAACCACACGTTGAACACCCTCAAGATTCTTGTCTGTCTATGCCCACGCCACACCATTCACCATGACCCTGGCTGCATTTCTCCATTTTCTCGCGGATGGACaagcgaagaagaaagggaCTAGGAGAAAATGAAGTGGGACTTATGGGATGAAGTTTATGGGAAGATTAGAGAGGATAGGCTTCGGTTGCGGGCGACAATGGGAGTGTGAAGTGAGAATGGTAGGCTTGGAGACCAATCGGGGCGGAGGAGTGGTGGAAGAATAGGAACATTGGGTGTTAGAGGTTAGGGCGACAGAAAGTGGTTGCCGGAGTGTATTACCCGCTGTGCGCCTTGTCGAGCTCCCTAAAGCTCAGAATGTTGTGGCAATCTTAGATACTAACATAGCAGCTTAATTTTGTATCTGTATCTTATGTACTGCATGCACATCGGAACGGACATTATCGTATGTAGCTTTTGTATTATCGTTGATCATTAGAAGTCCCCCAGTATTCTATATGCCATCTACCGAGAACGCTAAACGGATATAACCTGCAAGCTTTGAGCCGATGTTTTGATTTCCTGCTTTTCACTCTCTGTTGGGTTTTATGCTTATTGCCAGAAAATATGCGcagcgaagaagaagatgaagatgaagagtATTATGATGAGcatgaggaagaggacgtAAGTGTATTATTGGACTACTCATCGGAGCCAGCTATTGACGGTTGCTAATTTGCAATGTTGTAGGACGAGAGAGCGAGCAACGCTGATAATGGAGAAGCAGAAggggatgaggatgatgcTGATGAGGCCGTAGAGTAAGTGTTGACTAATCAATTGATCGATGAACCGAACTGATGGAGGATCACAGAGAGGCATCGGATGAAGAAGGCTCAGATGAGGATAAcgcagaagaagatgcagaagcggaagacgaagaagaggaggaggaagaggaggatgcagaagcagaggaagacgaagaagatgaaagggatgaagaagaagaagaagaagctaGCGAAGACGAGGCAGACGGAGAAGATGCTACTATGGCTGCCGccgaggatgatgaagcagGTGAGGATATCCATCTTCGTGTAAATGTATAGAGCATTAGCATTCTGATACTAGTAACTAGGCTCAATACATCCTTCGCAAGTATCGAAATCTGCCAAACTTCCTCGTACCGATCTCCCGCCCCCACCTCATCTCATACGCCGCTCCCTTTTTAAACCCGCTTTCATGACCCCACCAGTGGCCCTTTCAGTCGAAGCAATTGTTGGTATACCTCTCCCCACACCAGTCCAGTCACTTGCGAGTAGCGCTTGTCTCTCGTACCTACTCACAGGTGGGCAAGACGGTTTCGTCCGGGCATATGATTTCTGGGGTAGCGTCAATGGATCGCAAATGATGACTGCTCAGCAGAGAAGCGTCGTTGGTCTCGGGGAAGGAATGAATAAAGCAGGGTTACCGAGGGGGTGGTGGACGAACGAAGTTGAAGGTATAATAGGTGGGACTGTTGCCAAGAGGACTGAGCCAGTGTATAGTATGGCGTGTGAGGGTGATGCCCTGTGGGCTTTGACAGGTACTCAGGTAAGTCGAATATACGCCCAAATTGTTCCTGTCGCTGAAGATTCGTGAAGTCGGGCCCTATAAATCTGTTTAGCTTGCGACATTCACCAGGCCATCTTGTGCACACATTAAAGGGACACACCAATGTTGTTTCGTGCATGACTCTGTTACCGGAAGAAAAAGGTTTTGTTAGCGGTTCTTGGGACGGAACCGTTAGAGTAAGTTACCCATACCTATCAGTTATATGTCACTAATAATTGAATAATCAGGAATGGGATCTCAATACTGGTCAAACCGTTCGTACATACCCAACCCATAAAGCCCAGCTTTCTTCAGTGTCCCTTCGCCCAGTCGGatttccctcttctccgACACCTTCCCCATGTCCCCGACCctcagaagaagaagggaatgaaggCCCTGCAATGAATATATCAATATCTATGGGACCCAACTTCTTTGATAAGAAAGGAACGGAGAACTCAAAACAAGAGGGCGATAATGGCAAAGAACCTTCTGGAGATAAAGAAGTTGAACTTTTATCAGAGCAAAAACCGAGCGGTGATGCCGAAATGGCAGATGCTGCTTCTGCGGTATCTGGTGCTGGTGACTCTTTATTTGGTGATGACGATGCCGAAGGCGAAACCGCCCCCACCTTCATCCTCCCTACAAGCATCCCATCTCCGtctctcccttctccaccCAAACCCAAGCCTCTTGGTCTCGCCCTTCCAGGCCAGAGGCAACCTTCATCAACTCCCATATCAAATAAAGAAACCGAAATGGCTCCAGTTTCTGCTCCAGTTTCTGCTCCTCTGTTTGCGCCTCAAGCATCATCAGCTAGTTCTGCTCGCCAAGGTGCAGCAGATATTATCCCAGCTCTAAGTCCTGTAAACTGGAAAGCGTATTCTGAAGATGTGTTATTAACGAGCTCAATGGATGGGCAGTTGGTGCTGATAGATAGAAGGGTGCCAAGTTACGAAGGTACTGGCGCTGGAGTGGGCAGATTGTTGCCTGGAGAGAAGACACCGCCTTGGTGTATGTCTGTAAGTTCACATCTAAGCCCACATCTATATTGTCTAGGGTTAAGAGCTAACATCTGGTAGGCATGCTGGTTGTCGAACGGAAACCAGGTCCTTGCAGGAAGGAGAAATGGGACTGTGGAAATATGGGATGTACGAAAAGGCTCCAGCTCTACCGGACCCAACCTGCTTCGTTCACTCAAAACACCTGTGGAATCGGGCCCTATAAGCTGTGTAGTGGCATTCCCAGACGGTCGGCATATCGCAACGTGCGTTGATTTCTTCTAATATTATTCAACGTGATTCATTGACGGAAATTGTTATAGAGCGTCGCAGGATAACCTTCGATTATGGAATGCCGCCGAAGTCTTCCACTCGCAAGACTCTGCCAAGCGGAGTAAAGGCAAAACACCATTTAAGATCATTGCCGGTCACCACGGTGGTACAATTTCGTCTATGAGTGCGTATTTCCTTTTAATAAATCTATCACGAAGAGTTGCTGATGTCTCGTTATTTGTATAGTTGTTGACCGTACATGTCGGTTCTTGATCACGGCAAGTGGCGACAGGGGATGGGGAGGAGAAAGCACTAAGGCGGTACTCATACATGAAGTGAAATGGTAATTGCGCCTGTAGAAAAGCTGCGCCATATGTGGCACTTAATAGCCCTAGATTACGATAATGAAATGTCAAGACagatggaagaaggttATCATCTAATCTAATTACGTTTTGCCTTCTCGAATATGGCGGGTGTACGGCGGAACCAAGCTGCAGCTTTCGTAGGTGAAAATACTGCAGGACTAAAGGTCATGTCTTACAATCGGGCAATAATGGAGACGAATCATTCTCTGTACATGTACATGTGTGCACAGTCAAACTTTCTTAATTCATGCACACAAACGTACGTATATGTATGTATTCGAAAGTGAAGAATTGTCGAGAGAGCTTCGAGGCACGAACCAAAGCTTGTGCATTCACGGTTCGCGGCGCCTCCTGTTCCTTAAAATAGAAAGCCTCCTCGGTTGGCGTTTTTGCATTTTACTTTCTCAACTCTCAACTCAACCTCACTTGCCCCTTTCGCTGAAAAATTGGTCCATCATATTTCGTGATAAGGAAAATCTTTTATAATATACATGCAGGCTTAAGAAGAACCATCCACCGACAAAACTTATTCCTTTTTATTGCTGCTTTCGTTTGCCTTAATTCCAACGAACCCCCTTAGCCCTTCGGAAAAACGCTTCTATTACTGCTACGATCGCCCTCTTCCATTAATCTCGACATCATCATGCGCCACTTCTACCTCTTGGTGGCCCTCTTCACGCTCTTCACCACTGTCATGGCATTCCCTCTGATTTATCACCAAGAAGCAGAAGCCGCACGGGCTGCGCGTGCGTTGGAGAACAGCAACGCCCTCACCAACTCGGAGCGTATCGCACGTGGATTGCCTGTAATGCAGCCAAAGAGGTACTATGATGCTTCTCAGACTCGAGGTCAGCATATGCTCCTTAGTGCTTTAATAACTGCTCTGCGCTGATCATTAAACTTCTTTGTAGTTCTCAACCCTCGTGCCTCTGCTCGTCGAAAGAGAGAAAACATCTAGATAATCAAACTTCTTTTACGATAAGAATTGGGTTTTATGTTCACTACTGGGCCGAAATGATGGGAAACCAAAATGTTGGTGGTTATGTGTAGCAGCAAAAGAAGACAGAACAGTAACGAAGTACTTAATAGACTACTCATACTAGTTCTTTGGATCATTTACTACCGAAGTCTCTATTTTATAGCACCGTAGCACCATAGACGGATTTTGAGAAAAATATCAAATCATACGCATCCAAGATATTGCCATCCCCTATTTTCTCGAAACAAGTAACAATTCTACATTACGGACCCGCATTTCTTCCTCTAGCCAAATCCCTGGTGGGACTAAACCACACATCTTCTCCTGCAGCATCCTCCAGCCGTCCACCATGATAGGTATCCATATCCTCCTTTGTCATTAAAGCAAACCTTCCTCCAGCTCCCACACCTAAACGACCACCATGAGCTCCACCGCCGAAGAGGGATGTATTCGACGCTTGTGTGATTCGTGTGAGGTCGCCTTCTGAGGAAAGGTATGATTGGTCTGCCATTGTGGGATGGGAAGGTTGAGAGGATGGTGGAAGGGGAGCGAAACCAGGGTGGGTAGAAGACCCTGTAGAAGGGACGTGTAATGAAGAAATTTCGCCGGAAGAGTCGAATGTATCACCCTCATCGTCGAATGAGTCTTCTTCGTGAGAGTAGACGATTTGTGCGTTGGGAACTTCAGTGGTGTTGGAGTTAAATGACGAGTTGGCAAGAGATTGTCTTGATGCGGCCGGACGAGAAGCGGGATGATATGTCTCTTCGGCGCGGTCCCCAATCCTGGCATGTGATGGGTGTGATGGATgtgaaagagaaggagcATGGAAGGTTTGATCTTCGTCTTCGGCAATAGCAGGTGGCagtgaagatgaagagaaaagTAATTTGTTAGGCGCAGCGTCTCCAGGAAGCACTGAATATCTCCTAAGCGCCTCAGGGGTCTCCATCCTAGGAGACATTTCATTACTCATCTCTTCCAGTAAATCATCCAAGATGAACTTGGCCTCTCTCTCCTTGTCGGCAATTCCGGCACCTGCATCTTCCGCCTCTTTACTTTTACCTTTGCCGGGCGTACGAGCTGCATTCATAATTGCCTGAGCCCGTGGAGGGAGGTCGAATTTCATGGTCACGGGTGGAGACATTCCAAACCCGCCATTCGATTCATCGGAGTCACTATCATCATCCAGGCTGGGGATGATTGAGGTCGTTTTGGGCTTAAAGTTATCTTTGCTCTTTGTTTTGGCATTGAGAGGCGTGTCTCGCATGTCTACGATGCCTTTAAAATCGGCCCCGAAGGGGTTGGATGATGCAGGAGGAGGATCAGCAAGACGATTGGCCTTTGGTGTAGGGGACAGATGATAAGTTTGAGCAGGACGGGAGCCGGACTGTCCAAAAGATGAGGAAGGTTCTGATTCTCGATAAGTATCGATCGTTCCAACAGAATAGTCATGGATACTACTGATTCTGGACGAGTCCCGACTATCAAGCCCTGGTAGACTATACCCGCTAGGTAAGCTGGGCGTAGGCATCTCACTGCTTGATTGTTCCTCGTAACCTTCCTTCCCGATTTTCAACTCATCCATTAACTTCCTATCCAGCCTATCAAAAGGGGACTCCATGGAGTCTTCCCAGCTGTCATTAGGTCGACCGCCTGCACCCCGACCAGCAGGAAGAGGCGTTGAGGATGTACCCGGCGGAGGATCGAACATGAAAGAGCCATCATTACGGATCGATGATTCGTCCGCAGCTTGTATGAGGGTAAGGGTTTGGTCGTCATACTGTGTAGAAGTGTCTGGCTGTTGAGATGTCATAGTAATATCACTTTCTCCTTGATTAGACAGTCGAACTGTCGAGGCATTTTCAAAAAAGGATCTCCAAAACTAGGGATTATTAGAGATGTCCATTGGCATTAAATAACTGACTCACTAAAGCAGACTCTCTGGTGGGTTCTGAAGAAATAGCATAGCGCTTTATCTGAGGAAGTACCTTGCTGGTGATGATCTGATGAAAACGTGCAAAGTTGGCATCAATGTCTTGCAAAAGTAGAGTATTGAGCTGGTCAATTCGTTCCATCTGTGCCGAGATAGGTGCGTTCGGGTCAACTCCTGgaatggagaagaaaggtGAGCGTAGGAGCGGGTTGTCGTCGTTGGACATAGCGATATTCTCTATGAGTAAGATGAAGAAGTTAAACGAAAACAAGGATTTTATAGTTTCAAAACCCCCATGTTTGTATCAGGACGCGACGCGTTGATGATTTACGTAATTAATGATGATTAACGTCGGCTGATGACGACCGCTCCTCGTGGATCACACTTTGTATATTAGGTCTGGCAATTCGCTGCATTTCATCT includes the following:
- a CDS encoding Hypothetical Protein (Similar to TIGR gene model, INSD accession AAW44345.1) — protein: MSLADLPCEVISMIARTIYDPLTITQKDRLNMDQDRQNSLDTLIALGMTCRKIRREVKGILFTCVRVHDQDKGLELIEHRETWGIYVRSIIIDLSMFDNTSDQFIKQNNMIGTLRPRSCWSESTFLETLINSLPQLEHLCFFADVSDDPTLVLLFSKLIPIPSSHISPRAPTSLDSLSSSLLQHAPPRHIHKPFSLRLRSFSWRLRAPPPSTFRKFARSSTFVSIHHLVRHTPNLDFLVLDADMDYTASPDILAVLEQLAERDKWEVSRPPKLSLMLCGPILGWGDIFLKDLVKAYSNIKELFIDRPLTSPLVLDQVGALDFLVGDLLPLSRLPHLQILQIGSYQIPSDSNTQRIFHVTCLLSRYIPSLRIFGVLDPSGETVWGGIWPETLRTLVGTRAAEASMDEAGGGKSNRCWGVDEETGKWFFGLEDRDLEALVRDG
- a CDS encoding uncharacterized protein (Similar to TIGR gene model, INSD accession AAW44400.1) — its product is MRSEEEDEDEEYYDEHEEEDDERASNADNGEAEGDEDDADEAVEEASDEEGSDEDNAEEDAEAEDEEEEEEEEDAEAEEDEEDERDEEEEEEASEDEADGEDATMAAAEDDEAGSIHPSQVSKSAKLPRTDLPPPPHLIRRSLFKPAFMTPPVALSVEAIVGIPLPTPVQSLASSACLSYLLTGGQDGFVRAYDFWGSVNGSQMMTAQQRSVVGLGEGMNKAGLPRGWWTNEVEGIIGGTVAKRTEPVYSMACEGDALWALTGTQSGPINLFSLRHSPGHLVHTLKGHTNVVSCMTLLPEEKGFVSGSWDGTVREWDLNTGQTVRTYPTHKAQLSSVSLRPVGFPSSPTPSPCPRPSEEEGNEGPAMNISISMGPNFFDKKGTENSKQEGDNGKEPSGDKEVELLSEQKPSGDAEMADAASAVSGAGDSLFGDDDAEGETAPTFILPTSIPSPSLPSPPKPKPLGLALPGQRQPSSTPISNKETEMAPVSAPVSAPLFAPQASSASSARQGAADIIPALSPVNWKAYSEDVLLTSSMDGQLVLIDRRVPSYEGTGAGVGRLLPGEKTPPWCMSACWLSNGNQVLAGRRNGTVEIWDVRKGSSSTGPNLLRSLKTPVESGPISCVVAFPDGRHIATASQDNLRLWNAAEVFHSQDSAKRSKGKTPFKIIAGHHGGTISSMIVDRTCRFLITASGDRGWGGESTKAVLIHEVKW
- a CDS encoding uncharacterized protein (Similar to TIGR gene model, INSD accession AAW44079.1), yielding MSNDDNPLLRSPFFSIPGVDPNAPISAQMERIDQLNTLLLQDIDANFARFHQIITSKVLPQIKRYAISSEPTRESALFWRSFFENASTVRLSNQGESDITMTSQQPDTSTQYDDQTLTLIQAADESSIRNDGSFMFDPPPGTSSTPLPAGRGAGGRPNDSWEDSMESPFDRLDRKLMDELKIGKEGYEEQSSSEMPTPSLPSGYSLPGLDSRDSSRISSIHDYSVGTIDTYRESEPSSSFGQSGSRPAQTYHLSPTPKANRLADPPPASSNPFGADFKGIVDMRDTPLNAKTKSKDNFKPKTTSIIPSLDDDSDSDESNGGFGMSPPVTMKFDLPPRAQAIMNAARTPGKGKSKEAEDAGAGIADKEREAKFILDDLLEEMSNEMSPRMETPEALRRYSVLPGDAAPNKLLFSSSSLPPAIAEDEDQTFHAPSLSHPSHPSHARIGDRAEETYHPASRPAASRQSLANSSFNSNTTEVPNAQIVYSHEEDSFDDEGDTFDSSGEISSLHVPSTGSSTHPGFAPLPPSSQPSHPTMADQSYLSSEGDLTRITQASNTSLFGGGAHGGRLGVGAGGRFALMTKEDMDTYHGGRLEDAAGEDVWFSPTRDLARGRNAGP